In Gemmata obscuriglobus, a single genomic region encodes these proteins:
- a CDS encoding DUF2891 domain-containing protein, which produces MPATESAAEPPAPPAPGAEILTRERASAFAKLALKGAKREFPNKPGHVLLDDKDAKTPKALHPAFYGCYDWHSAVHGHWMLVKVLRAHPDLPEAKEIRAVLSGHLTAANIKVEVEYFNRPEAKSFERPYGWTWLLKLAEELHTWDDPDAKTWSANLKPLAELIADRYVEFFPKQTYPIRAGVHSNTAFGLAFAHDYARTTGNKKLQELIERRAKDYYAKDADAPARWEPDGADFLSPSLCEADLMRRVLRPAEFATWFHEYLPGAAKGEPKNLFEPATVTDRTDPQLVHLDGLNLSRAWCLRGVLAALPKGDPARAALGASAAKHAEAGLKHIASGDYAGEHWLASFAVWMLSLPVPE; this is translated from the coding sequence ATGCCCGCTACCGAATCCGCGGCCGAACCGCCCGCCCCGCCTGCCCCAGGTGCCGAAATCCTTACCCGCGAGCGGGCGTCGGCCTTTGCGAAGCTCGCGCTCAAGGGCGCGAAGCGCGAGTTCCCCAACAAGCCCGGGCACGTGCTGCTCGACGACAAGGACGCGAAAACGCCCAAAGCTCTCCACCCCGCGTTCTACGGATGCTACGACTGGCACTCGGCCGTTCACGGGCACTGGATGCTGGTGAAGGTGCTCCGCGCCCACCCCGACCTGCCCGAAGCGAAGGAGATCCGTGCGGTCCTGTCCGGGCACCTCACCGCCGCCAACATCAAGGTCGAAGTCGAGTATTTCAACCGCCCGGAGGCGAAGTCGTTCGAGCGGCCCTATGGTTGGACATGGCTGCTCAAACTGGCCGAAGAGCTGCACACCTGGGACGACCCCGACGCCAAGACGTGGTCCGCGAACCTCAAGCCGCTTGCGGAACTGATCGCGGACCGGTACGTCGAGTTCTTCCCGAAGCAGACGTACCCGATCCGCGCCGGGGTGCATTCCAACACCGCGTTCGGTCTCGCGTTCGCGCACGACTACGCCCGGACCACCGGTAACAAGAAGCTGCAAGAGCTGATCGAGCGGCGCGCGAAGGATTACTACGCGAAGGACGCCGACGCCCCGGCCCGGTGGGAGCCGGACGGCGCGGACTTCCTCTCGCCCAGCCTGTGCGAGGCGGACCTGATGCGCCGGGTGCTGCGGCCGGCCGAGTTCGCCACGTGGTTCCACGAGTACCTGCCCGGCGCCGCGAAGGGCGAGCCGAAGAACCTGTTCGAGCCGGCGACGGTCACCGACCGCACGGACCCGCAACTGGTCCACCTGGACGGGCTGAACCTGAGCCGCGCGTGGTGCCTGCGCGGGGTGCTGGCCGCGCTGCCGAAGGGCGACCCGGCCCGCGCGGCCCTCGGTGCGAGTGCGGCGAAACACGCGGAGGCAGGGCTGAAGCACATCGCCAGCGGGGACTACGCGGGCGAGCACTGGCTCGCCTCGTTCGCCGTCTGGATGCTATCGTTACCCGTACCCGAATGA
- a CDS encoding PQQ-binding-like beta-propeller repeat protein: MNRFRPVLALAVLVPALASDTRGDDWPQFRGPNGTGIVTDPKTPTEWSADKNVAWKVDVKGAAWSAPIIVGDKVLMTTAYADGQPKPKSGGGFGGGGKGGGGGGKGGAPKQTYQFKLVCLDRGTGKTVWEKVAKEARPTISTHGSNTYATETPVSDGERVYAYFGMTGLFCFDLTGKELWKADLGSYSMQAGWGTASSPVLAGDKLIVQCDNEEKSFLVAFDKLTGKELWKADRREKSGWSTPYVWKTKDRTDLVAVGGQKIRGYNPEDGKMVWELEVGGGQCSASPTGDAERLYVGVGQGGGGGKGGGPGAGRGAGTLFAVKAGAQGDITPQAGATSSAGVAWSAPRAWPAASSPLAYDGFVYVIDRNGGTISCFDAKTGKAEYTKERIPNAGAFWASPWAADGKIFCLDESGQTHVLKAGSEFEVVRVNKLGRDMFWATPAAANGALFIRGLDALYCVGAKQ; the protein is encoded by the coding sequence ATGAACCGTTTCCGCCCCGTACTCGCGCTCGCCGTGCTGGTCCCGGCGCTCGCCTCGGACACCCGGGGCGACGACTGGCCCCAGTTCCGCGGTCCCAACGGAACCGGCATCGTTACCGACCCCAAAACGCCGACCGAATGGTCCGCGGACAAGAACGTCGCCTGGAAGGTGGATGTCAAAGGTGCGGCGTGGTCGGCCCCGATTATTGTGGGCGATAAGGTGCTGATGACGACCGCTTACGCGGACGGCCAGCCCAAGCCGAAGTCCGGCGGCGGGTTCGGAGGTGGCGGTAAGGGCGGCGGCGGTGGCGGCAAAGGCGGCGCACCGAAGCAAACGTATCAGTTCAAACTGGTGTGCCTCGACCGCGGCACCGGCAAAACGGTGTGGGAGAAGGTGGCGAAGGAGGCCCGGCCCACGATCTCGACCCACGGCAGCAACACCTACGCGACCGAAACCCCGGTGAGCGACGGCGAGCGGGTGTATGCGTACTTCGGGATGACCGGGCTGTTCTGCTTCGACCTCACGGGCAAGGAGTTGTGGAAGGCAGACCTCGGCTCGTACTCGATGCAGGCCGGGTGGGGCACGGCCAGTTCCCCCGTCCTGGCGGGCGACAAGCTGATCGTTCAGTGCGACAACGAGGAAAAATCGTTCCTGGTCGCGTTCGACAAACTCACGGGCAAGGAGCTGTGGAAGGCGGACCGGCGCGAGAAGTCCGGGTGGAGCACCCCCTACGTGTGGAAGACCAAGGACCGGACCGATCTGGTCGCGGTCGGCGGTCAGAAGATCCGCGGGTACAACCCCGAAGACGGAAAGATGGTTTGGGAACTGGAAGTCGGCGGCGGACAGTGCTCGGCGTCCCCGACCGGCGACGCCGAGCGGTTGTACGTCGGCGTCGGTCAGGGCGGTGGCGGCGGTAAGGGCGGCGGCCCCGGCGCCGGGCGCGGGGCGGGCACGCTGTTCGCGGTGAAGGCCGGTGCGCAAGGCGACATCACCCCGCAAGCCGGCGCCACGTCCAGCGCGGGGGTAGCATGGTCTGCACCGCGGGCGTGGCCGGCGGCGTCATCGCCCCTGGCCTACGACGGCTTCGTGTACGTGATCGACCGCAACGGCGGCACCATCAGTTGCTTCGACGCGAAGACTGGTAAGGCGGAGTACACCAAGGAGCGCATCCCCAACGCGGGGGCGTTCTGGGCGTCGCCGTGGGCCGCGGACGGCAAGATTTTTTGCCTCGACGAGAGCGGCCAAACGCACGTCCTGAAAGCCGGCAGCGAGTTCGAGGTGGTGCGTGTGAACAAGCTGGGGCGTGACATGTTCTGGGCCACCCCGGCGGCTGCGAACGGGGCACTCTTCATCCGCGGGCTGGACGCGCTGTACTGCGTCGGCGCGAAGCAATAG
- a CDS encoding 3'-5' exonuclease has protein sequence MSAPRRKPTPLPPLDGPFVAIDFETADHGPDSACAIGLARVENNKVVRREAVLIRPPRPRVMFTEVHGITWPMVQNASPFGDVWRGLLPIIEGAKFLAAHNASFDRRVLHACCIAAGLDVPALPFVCTVQIARRKWALKPANLPAVCRRLGIGLIHHHAGSDAEACARIILAAAALASAEAAN, from the coding sequence ATGAGCGCCCCGCGCCGAAAGCCCACCCCGCTCCCGCCGCTCGACGGCCCGTTCGTCGCGATCGACTTCGAGACCGCGGACCACGGCCCCGACAGCGCCTGTGCGATCGGGCTGGCCCGTGTCGAAAACAATAAGGTGGTGCGCCGCGAGGCCGTGCTGATCCGCCCGCCGCGCCCGCGGGTCATGTTCACCGAGGTCCACGGCATCACCTGGCCGATGGTGCAGAACGCGAGCCCGTTCGGCGACGTGTGGCGGGGCCTGCTCCCGATCATCGAGGGCGCGAAGTTCCTGGCCGCGCACAACGCCTCCTTCGACCGACGGGTGCTGCACGCCTGCTGCATCGCGGCGGGGTTGGACGTGCCGGCGCTGCCGTTCGTGTGTACGGTGCAGATCGCGCGACGGAAGTGGGCGCTGAAGCCCGCGAACCTGCCGGCGGTGTGCCGCCGACTCGGAATCGGGCTGATCCACCACCACGCCGGCTCCGACGCCGAAGCCTGCGCGCGGATCATATTAGCGGCCGCAGCGTTGGCGAGCGCCGAGGCCGCGAACTGA
- a CDS encoding WD40 repeat domain-containing protein, producing MRVLNGHALRVSDVAFAPDGRSLASCSVDGTVRVWDVATGTGSVLVQVAERSEFEPRRAVRHGFDRLAFTGDGRYLVCRSATDGMELWDVGARYRRAELIRRGPAEYESELAVTSRLIAANVWRAEPFGSELCLWDVSTLSAEVLFRTADADSFSGLAFDRSERFLATNAGVFDVTTGLRVLEVLLWGEVLRWSPDGTQIAGGSRGEGVQVIDADTGDPVASFPVPGDELPRLEFSARGEHLAVAANSTVQIWDTANWTRRHEFAWKAGRLTCLALSPDGHVAAAGTARGSIVLWDWDV from the coding sequence ATGCGGGTGCTGAACGGTCACGCGCTGCGCGTGTCCGATGTCGCGTTCGCGCCGGACGGGCGCTCGCTGGCGTCGTGTTCCGTCGATGGCACGGTCCGCGTCTGGGACGTGGCGACCGGCACCGGGAGCGTTCTGGTTCAGGTCGCGGAACGGAGCGAGTTCGAGCCCCGTCGCGCTGTGCGCCACGGGTTCGATCGGCTCGCGTTCACCGGCGACGGGCGCTACCTTGTTTGCCGTTCCGCGACCGATGGTATGGAACTCTGGGACGTTGGCGCGCGGTACCGCCGCGCCGAACTCATCCGCCGCGGCCCCGCCGAGTACGAGTCCGAACTCGCGGTCACCTCCCGCCTCATCGCCGCGAACGTCTGGCGGGCCGAACCGTTCGGGAGCGAACTGTGCCTCTGGGACGTTTCAACGCTGAGCGCCGAGGTTCTGTTCCGCACGGCCGACGCCGACTCGTTTTCCGGCCTGGCCTTCGACCGATCGGAACGCTTCCTCGCAACCAACGCGGGCGTGTTCGATGTGACGACCGGGCTGCGTGTGCTCGAAGTGCTCCTGTGGGGTGAGGTGCTGCGCTGGTCGCCGGACGGAACGCAGATCGCGGGCGGATCGAGGGGCGAAGGAGTTCAGGTGATCGACGCCGATACCGGCGATCCCGTGGCGTCGTTCCCCGTGCCGGGCGATGAGTTGCCGCGGCTTGAGTTCTCCGCACGGGGTGAGCACCTGGCGGTTGCTGCGAACAGTACGGTTCAGATTTGGGATACGGCGAACTGGACGAGGCGCCACGAGTTCGCCTGGAAGGCCGGGCGGTTGACGTGCCTCGCGCTCTCGCCCGACGGGCACGTGGCCGCCGCGGGTACGGCCCGCGGTTCGATTGTGCTCTGGGACTGGGACGTGTGA
- a CDS encoding VIT and vWA domain-containing protein, giving the protein MLNTGIFYNSRPDGFGVLEVADDSPAPDAPRQFVPLKRTELTGTVTGPLAVLALAQTFALPDAVTGPIEAVYRFPLPGDAAVTGVQVRFGAAEIRTELKEREKAEGEYKAAKSAGRQAALVTRESPDVFTLSVAGIRTGEEVVVRTDYVQVAKAEGAGWSLRVPLTTAPRYVRADESTSRHADGQPLALLRDPGHRFALNVTFAEAERVTSATHALAVERDRAQLREGEVIPDRDCVLIWRAKAEDRSALRVWTQPDPATGKAYFLALCAPPKFADAKKVPREVILLVDHSGSMSGAKWEAADWAVERFLAGLSEDDAFSLGLFHSTTKWFGERTRKATPENVRAAVEFLKLNRDQGGTELGVALEQALARSRSAETPARHVLILTDAEVTDAGRILRLADLESEKPNRRRISVLCIDAAPNAALASELAERGGGVSRFLTSNPDDDDVTTALDEVLADWSAPVLTGLTLEVNRAGAEATGRSVALVVPGPTSAIDVGDLPAGRPVWLLGRAPLGTDPLTFRLRTGAETVAEVHADGKGITQQLKAFFGADRVRRLEYLLTGGTEGEDLRSQVTRLGYEPAELGEEKVFAENAGESASSAVRKLLVRESLAAGVPSSETAFVAVRSEAGRPVQGTVAVANALPAGWSDQFMTLRAGIKPARRRFRAHFAGPAALPCPAPAMPADAVVESVDSMLVDFCADAAGDTTTDYDPLERQRSLSPPQMKKKATSDEFLMHEFSQVAPGGTVSNRRKKVPPAGDVHVSVKAGQHAPADGAILYDSVTGAAGQFTFLSVAFGDGGVTADALDPELTLLLFVGDLAAPRARVKLADVLRLGGRRPLNLRRDGNQPVRLTLEDPNGVWAVGTPALEVVLGWRA; this is encoded by the coding sequence ATGCTTAACACAGGGATTTTCTACAACTCGCGGCCGGACGGGTTCGGTGTGCTCGAAGTCGCGGATGATTCGCCCGCCCCCGACGCTCCGCGGCAGTTCGTACCCCTCAAACGGACTGAGCTGACCGGTACTGTGACCGGGCCGCTCGCGGTGCTGGCGCTGGCGCAGACCTTCGCGCTGCCGGATGCGGTCACTGGTCCGATCGAGGCCGTTTACCGGTTCCCGCTCCCCGGTGACGCGGCCGTGACCGGCGTCCAGGTGCGTTTCGGGGCCGCCGAGATCCGAACCGAACTCAAGGAGCGTGAAAAGGCCGAAGGCGAGTACAAAGCCGCGAAGAGCGCGGGCCGTCAGGCGGCCCTCGTGACGCGCGAATCGCCCGACGTGTTCACGCTGTCGGTCGCGGGTATTCGCACGGGCGAAGAGGTCGTTGTCCGCACCGATTATGTGCAAGTGGCGAAGGCTGAAGGCGCCGGCTGGTCGCTCCGGGTGCCACTCACGACCGCGCCGCGCTACGTGCGCGCCGACGAGAGCACCTCTCGCCACGCGGACGGTCAGCCGCTCGCGCTGCTGCGCGACCCCGGTCACCGGTTCGCACTCAACGTCACCTTTGCTGAAGCCGAACGGGTCACCAGCGCCACGCACGCGCTGGCGGTTGAGCGCGACCGGGCGCAGTTGCGCGAAGGGGAGGTGATCCCGGACCGCGATTGCGTTCTCATCTGGCGGGCGAAGGCCGAAGACCGGAGCGCGCTAAGGGTGTGGACCCAACCCGACCCCGCAACGGGTAAGGCGTATTTCCTCGCGCTGTGCGCGCCGCCGAAGTTCGCCGATGCGAAGAAGGTGCCCCGGGAGGTGATCCTGCTCGTGGACCACTCGGGGTCGATGTCCGGGGCAAAATGGGAAGCTGCGGACTGGGCCGTGGAGCGCTTCCTCGCCGGGCTGAGTGAAGACGATGCGTTCTCACTGGGGCTGTTTCACAGCACAACCAAGTGGTTCGGCGAGCGCACCCGCAAGGCCACGCCCGAGAACGTCCGTGCTGCGGTTGAGTTCCTCAAGCTGAACCGCGACCAGGGCGGCACGGAACTTGGGGTCGCGCTGGAACAGGCGCTCGCCCGCTCTCGGAGTGCCGAAACGCCGGCGCGGCACGTACTGATCCTCACGGACGCCGAAGTTACCGACGCGGGGCGCATCCTGCGGCTCGCCGATCTGGAGTCCGAGAAGCCGAACCGGCGGCGGATCAGCGTGCTGTGCATCGACGCGGCGCCCAACGCGGCTTTGGCGTCGGAGCTGGCCGAACGCGGCGGGGGCGTGTCACGGTTTCTTACGAGCAACCCCGACGACGATGACGTGACCACCGCGCTCGACGAGGTGCTCGCCGACTGGTCCGCGCCCGTGCTCACCGGGTTGACGCTCGAAGTGAACCGCGCCGGGGCCGAAGCGACGGGGCGCTCGGTCGCCCTGGTCGTGCCCGGCCCCACGAGCGCGATTGACGTAGGAGACTTGCCCGCCGGGCGCCCGGTGTGGCTGCTCGGGCGTGCGCCGCTCGGCACCGACCCACTGACGTTCCGGCTCCGCACCGGCGCCGAAACGGTCGCGGAAGTTCACGCCGACGGGAAGGGAATAACCCAGCAACTGAAGGCGTTCTTCGGCGCCGACCGCGTTCGCCGGCTCGAGTACCTGCTCACCGGCGGGACCGAGGGCGAAGATCTGCGCTCGCAGGTGACGCGACTCGGGTACGAGCCCGCGGAACTCGGCGAGGAAAAGGTGTTCGCCGAGAACGCCGGCGAGTCGGCGAGTTCCGCGGTCCGCAAGCTGCTCGTGCGCGAGTCGCTGGCGGCCGGCGTGCCGAGTTCGGAAACGGCGTTCGTGGCGGTGCGGTCGGAAGCCGGGCGGCCGGTGCAGGGGACGGTTGCGGTGGCGAACGCGCTGCCGGCGGGCTGGTCGGACCAGTTCATGACCCTTCGGGCAGGGATAAAGCCCGCGCGGCGCAGGTTCCGCGCGCACTTCGCGGGGCCGGCCGCACTGCCGTGCCCCGCCCCGGCCATGCCGGCCGATGCCGTCGTCGAGTCGGTGGACTCGATGCTCGTGGACTTCTGCGCGGACGCAGCCGGCGACACGACCACGGACTACGATCCGTTGGAGCGGCAGAGGAGCCTTTCGCCCCCACAGATGAAGAAGAAGGCCACTTCGGATGAGTTCCTAATGCACGAGTTCAGCCAGGTTGCCCCCGGTGGTACGGTGAGCAACCGGCGAAAAAAGGTGCCACCAGCCGGTGACGTGCATGTTTCGGTGAAGGCGGGGCAGCACGCACCGGCGGACGGGGCGATCCTGTACGACTCCGTGACCGGGGCCGCGGGGCAGTTCACGTTCTTGTCGGTTGCGTTCGGTGACGGAGGCGTTACGGCGGACGCACTCGACCCTGAACTGACACTGCTACTATTCGTGGGCGATCTCGCGGCCCCGCGAGCGCGGGTGAAACTGGCGGACGTGCTGCGCCTGGGCGGTCGCCGCCCGCTCAACCTCCGGCGCGACGGCAACCAACCGGTGCGGTTGACGCTCGAAGACCCCAACGGCGTGTGGGCGGTCGGGACGCCCGCGCTGGAAGTCGTGCTCGGGTGGCGCGCCTGA
- a CDS encoding MarC family protein, with protein sequence MGAAAVLLFLVMDPLGNIPFFLAALKHVDPARQNFVIRRELVIAYLVMVAFLFVGQFMLAAMHISEPALSISGGVILFLIAVRMVFPSPERPLQEDVDSEPFLVPLAIPYVAGPSVLAVELLLMSREPNRWPEWLGAVTVAWLGVALVVSLGAKLRHVLGQRGLTALERLMGMVLVAIAVQMFLTGIGRFIVQMRPPAG encoded by the coding sequence ATGGGTGCCGCCGCGGTGCTACTGTTCTTGGTGATGGACCCGCTCGGGAACATCCCGTTCTTTCTAGCGGCGCTCAAACACGTCGATCCGGCGCGCCAGAACTTCGTGATCCGCCGCGAACTGGTGATCGCGTACCTCGTGATGGTGGCGTTCCTGTTCGTCGGGCAGTTCATGCTCGCCGCGATGCACATCTCCGAACCGGCGCTGTCCATTTCGGGCGGGGTGATCCTGTTCCTGATCGCGGTGCGGATGGTGTTCCCGTCGCCGGAGCGCCCGCTCCAAGAGGACGTGGACAGCGAGCCGTTCCTCGTACCGCTGGCGATCCCCTATGTCGCCGGCCCGTCGGTGCTTGCGGTGGAACTGCTCCTCATGAGCCGCGAACCGAACCGGTGGCCCGAATGGCTCGGGGCGGTGACGGTCGCGTGGCTCGGGGTCGCGCTCGTGGTGTCACTCGGCGCCAAACTGCGGCACGTGTTGGGACAGCGGGGGCTGACCGCGCTGGAGCGCCTGATGGGTATGGTGCTGGTGGCGATCGCGGTGCAGATGTTCCTGACCGGGATCGGGCGGTTCATCGTGCAAATGCGCCCGCCCGCCGGGTGA
- a CDS encoding carbon-nitrogen hydrolase family protein translates to MRYALLLAAVALFAVAVVVTCRREPVGAPDTVPAVDAPLAGGLKARVVSWDIGLRFASEADWIARVVQETRKASADGVDVLVFPELFVSGLLAHAPDERPHEWCTRCVNEVLLPAVKVAAGAGMLVCLGSYAHQDANETHALNRSPVLLNGSWHFADKIHPTQGERIEDPPIRPGEVLPVFEFRGGRVAVVVCFTLEMPDVSAALKKEGVQLLLAPTATADEDGVARILRTASGRAVELGAAVLVAPLVGERDGWKNVGSAALYLPAQAGIDHRPRESSRRTAGIARDDFNIPWPQLLSLRQQGAKPETRPFLVEQPFRIERR, encoded by the coding sequence ATGCGGTACGCGCTCCTGCTCGCCGCCGTTGCGCTGTTCGCCGTGGCGGTAGTGGTGACGTGCCGGCGCGAGCCCGTTGGTGCGCCGGATACCGTACCCGCGGTCGATGCGCCTCTCGCGGGTGGGCTGAAGGCGCGAGTGGTATCGTGGGACATCGGCCTCCGATTCGCGTCCGAAGCCGACTGGATCGCCCGCGTGGTTCAGGAAACGCGTAAGGCGTCGGCGGACGGCGTCGATGTGCTCGTGTTCCCTGAGCTATTCGTCAGCGGACTGTTGGCCCACGCACCCGACGAGCGCCCGCACGAGTGGTGTACCCGTTGCGTGAATGAGGTTCTGCTCCCCGCGGTCAAGGTGGCCGCCGGTGCCGGGATGCTCGTCTGCCTCGGCAGCTACGCGCATCAGGACGCGAACGAGACGCACGCGCTCAACCGCTCCCCGGTGCTTCTCAACGGGAGCTGGCACTTCGCAGACAAAATCCATCCCACGCAGGGCGAACGGATCGAAGACCCGCCGATCCGGCCCGGCGAAGTGCTCCCGGTGTTCGAGTTCCGCGGTGGTCGCGTCGCGGTGGTCGTGTGCTTCACGCTGGAGATGCCGGACGTGTCCGCTGCGCTCAAGAAGGAAGGCGTTCAACTGCTCCTCGCTCCTACCGCCACGGCCGACGAGGACGGAGTCGCGCGAATTTTACGCACCGCCTCCGGGCGGGCCGTCGAACTCGGCGCCGCGGTACTCGTGGCGCCACTGGTCGGCGAACGGGACGGCTGGAAGAACGTCGGCTCGGCCGCGCTTTACCTGCCGGCCCAGGCGGGGATCGACCACCGACCCCGCGAAAGTTCCCGGCGCACCGCGGGCATCGCACGCGACGACTTCAACATCCCGTGGCCGCAATTGCTCAGCCTTCGCCAACAGGGCGCGAAGCCGGAAACGCGGCCGTTTCTGGTGGAACAGCCGTTCCGGATCGAGAGACGGTAG
- a CDS encoding class I SAM-dependent methyltransferase yields the protein MSRPTHAPLLNTTAGDFPLAECKLKVGGRQWSLLHAAAILNRDTEDRFVTDPDNPLPYGAVLWPASIALAHEIAVRESEFRGRSVLELGAGTGLPGIVAASLGARVVQTDRNELAIHLCQTNCARNQVTGVEHREADWTEWTDTTRYDWIIGSDVLYAHTLHDELRSIFRTNLAPGGRVLLADPYRNVSRHLLEEMVEAGWRAAHSRWSIGETGNPRPVAVYEMSPPVS from the coding sequence ATGAGCCGACCCACGCACGCGCCGCTGCTTAATACCACCGCCGGCGATTTCCCGCTCGCAGAATGTAAACTCAAGGTCGGCGGGCGGCAGTGGTCCCTGCTCCACGCCGCCGCCATTCTGAACCGAGACACCGAGGACCGGTTCGTTACCGACCCGGACAACCCGCTCCCCTATGGGGCCGTCCTCTGGCCCGCATCGATCGCACTGGCGCACGAGATCGCGGTGCGCGAGTCCGAGTTCCGCGGGCGCTCGGTACTCGAACTGGGGGCCGGGACTGGCCTGCCCGGGATCGTCGCCGCGTCGCTCGGGGCGCGTGTGGTCCAAACCGACCGGAACGAACTCGCCATCCACCTCTGCCAAACCAACTGCGCGCGGAACCAGGTTACGGGCGTCGAGCACCGTGAAGCCGACTGGACCGAGTGGACCGATACCACCCGTTACGATTGGATCATCGGCTCCGACGTGTTGTACGCGCACACCCTGCACGACGAACTGCGGTCCATCTTCCGAACCAACCTCGCGCCGGGCGGCCGGGTGCTGCTCGCGGACCCTTATCGGAACGTGAGCCGCCATCTGTTGGAGGAGATGGTCGAGGCCGGTTGGCGCGCCGCGCACTCGCGGTGGTCGATCGGCGAAACCGGCAACCCGCGCCCGGTCGCGGTGTACGAGATGTCCCCGCCCGTTTCGTGA